One region of Candidatus Zixiibacteriota bacterium genomic DNA includes:
- a CDS encoding glycosyltransferase family 9 protein: MKIAEQIFKRFALWAVRLFFGRGVVEPGKIDIRAIRRILIYRPEKIGDMFISLPLVAMLKKASPGMMIDAIVSPISLKLVENDRRFNQIYVYEKSFWSDIMTARRIRRNDYDLIIDLVGSDSVTAAVSVIYLSKRSALKVAVGKKNLARYYDRNFDIFTDRHMVESTMQVLGLLGLSASPDDYFAPPDVSEPQREAARQFVSGLGLRNGDIPVGVNISAGNMNRRWSMENYFSFIGELQKQFPHYRVVIFSTPEDYEAARRLQQSLSGVSVLPERLSLLEVSAFIAQMKLLISPDTSLIHIARSFRVPVVGLYLPFHDNYRRWVPLAQPNGLLVAPDNNSIDRISPEKVLEEVGRILGGKG, encoded by the coding sequence ATGAAAATTGCCGAACAGATATTCAAACGCTTTGCCCTCTGGGCAGTCAGGCTATTCTTCGGCCGTGGAGTGGTGGAACCGGGGAAAATCGATATCCGCGCGATCAGGCGGATTCTTATCTACCGTCCGGAGAAAATCGGCGATATGTTTATCTCCCTGCCGCTGGTGGCGATGCTCAAAAAAGCCTCGCCCGGAATGATGATTGACGCCATTGTCTCACCGATTTCGCTCAAACTGGTAGAGAATGACCGCCGCTTCAATCAAATCTATGTTTATGAGAAATCATTCTGGTCGGATATTATGACCGCGCGCCGGATCCGCCGGAATGATTATGACTTGATTATCGATCTGGTCGGATCCGATTCGGTGACAGCCGCAGTATCGGTCATATATCTATCAAAGAGAAGTGCGCTGAAAGTCGCGGTGGGGAAGAAAAATCTCGCCCGATACTATGACAGGAATTTCGACATTTTCACCGATCGCCATATGGTTGAAAGCACTATGCAGGTTCTCGGCCTTCTTGGGTTGTCGGCCTCTCCCGATGATTATTTTGCCCCTCCGGATGTCTCCGAACCGCAGCGGGAGGCGGCCCGGCAATTTGTGTCGGGACTTGGTCTGAGAAACGGCGACATCCCGGTCGGCGTGAATATCTCGGCGGGAAATATGAATCGCCGGTGGTCTATGGAGAATTATTTCTCTTTTATAGGTGAACTTCAGAAACAATTTCCTCATTATCGGGTGGTTATTTTTTCAACTCCGGAGGATTATGAGGCGGCGCGCAGACTTCAGCAAAGCCTGTCCGGGGTTTCTGTACTGCCTGAAAGACTCTCTCTTCTTGAAGTTTCCGCATTTATCGCACAAATGAAGCTACTTATTTCACCTGATACTTCTCTTATCCATATCGCCCGTTCTTTCAGAGTGCCGGTGGTGGGACTTTATTTACCATTCCATGACAATTACCGCCGCTGGGTCCCTCTGGCGCAGCCGAATGGTCTGCTGGTGGCGCCCGATAACAATTCCATAGATAGAATTTCCCCGGAAAAAGTTCTGGAAGAGGTAGGACGCATTTTAGGAGGGAAGGGATGA
- a CDS encoding DNA-3-methyladenine glycosylase, with amino-acid sequence MTSSVIKLGRDFYLRPTLKVARDLIGKFLVYKKGKHLLSARLVEVEAYIGEEDPACHAAVGRTRRNDVMYGVGGHSYIYFIYGMYYCLNVVTERAGFPSAVLIRGAEPVEGAELMKRPYANPGSNRLTDGPGKICKAFGLTREQNGLDLTGAKLYLEDRGYRPLRIGTSRRIGIRKGTDKLWRFFEESSPFVSAKIGTKK; translated from the coding sequence ATGACCTCTTCTGTCATCAAACTCGGCCGCGATTTTTACCTTCGCCCCACCCTGAAAGTCGCCCGCGACTTGATTGGGAAATTTCTGGTATATAAGAAAGGGAAACATCTCCTTTCGGCGCGGCTGGTGGAAGTTGAGGCATATATCGGCGAGGAGGATCCCGCCTGTCATGCCGCGGTCGGCCGCACCCGCCGCAACGATGTTATGTACGGTGTCGGCGGTCATAGCTACATTTACTTTATCTATGGTATGTACTATTGCCTTAATGTCGTGACCGAACGGGCCGGTTTCCCCTCGGCGGTGCTGATACGCGGCGCCGAGCCGGTGGAAGGAGCGGAATTGATGAAACGGCCTTATGCCAACCCCGGCTCCAACCGTCTGACCGACGGGCCCGGAAAAATCTGCAAGGCGTTCGGCCTCACCCGCGAGCAAAACGGCCTTGATTTGACCGGTGCGAAACTCTATCTTGAGGATCGCGGATACAGACCTTTGCGTATCGGAACCTCGCGCCGTATCGGAATAAGAAAAGGAACGGACAAACTCTGGCGGTTTTTTGAGGAATCCTCACCCTTTGTTTCCGCGAAAATTGGAACGAAGAAGTGA
- a CDS encoding histidinol-phosphatase, with amino-acid sequence MVRNYDLALADYHIHPDFSVDAVGSVDDYCRAALEKGLAEICFTTHYDANPTGAEGDRRMRLDGKIVPLSFDTVGRYVDTVNAVQGEYFAQGLEVRCGIEVGYYPGCEEHIRELFQKYPFHYKLVAIHEIEDICLCCQKQVKDCFSRFPMEEMANQYFVLMEQAVESRLFDAVAHFDVYKKYGLQYYGEEILKVHRGRVEPVFAAMARAEVGMEINTSALRKGHVEYYPTMEIVNLARQAGVHIAAIGSDAHTPDEVGFDFEAAAGIAYELFPYCDE; translated from the coding sequence ATGGTTCGCAATTATGACCTGGCCCTGGCCGATTACCATATTCACCCCGATTTTTCTGTCGATGCGGTCGGCAGTGTCGATGATTACTGCCGCGCGGCGCTGGAAAAGGGTCTGGCCGAGATCTGTTTTACCACTCATTATGATGCCAATCCTACCGGCGCCGAGGGGGACCGTCGCATGCGCCTTGACGGCAAAATTGTACCGCTCTCCTTTGATACGGTCGGGCGATATGTTGATACGGTCAACGCCGTGCAGGGGGAGTACTTCGCGCAAGGGTTGGAAGTGCGTTGCGGCATAGAAGTCGGGTACTATCCCGGCTGTGAAGAGCATATTCGCGAGCTGTTTCAAAAATATCCGTTTCACTATAAACTGGTGGCGATTCATGAAATCGAGGATATCTGCCTCTGCTGCCAGAAGCAGGTCAAGGATTGTTTTTCCCGCTTTCCGATGGAGGAAATGGCCAATCAATATTTCGTCCTCATGGAGCAGGCGGTCGAAAGCCGTCTTTTTGATGCGGTCGCCCACTTTGATGTTTACAAAAAATACGGCCTGCAATATTATGGCGAGGAAATTCTCAAGGTGCACCGGGGGCGGGTGGAACCGGTTTTTGCCGCCATGGCCAGAGCCGAAGTAGGGATGGAGATTAATACTTCGGCACTGCGCAAGGGTCATGTCGAATATTATCCCACGATGGAAATTGTCAACCTGGCGCGGCAAGCCGGCGTGCATATCGCCGCCATCGGCTCCGATGCTCACACTCCCGATGAGGTCGGTTTCGATTTCGAGGCGGCGGCCGGAATTGCCTATGAACTTTTTCCATACTGCGACGAATAA
- a CDS encoding site-2 protease family protein — protein MFGPDFIKEALIAAPAILFSLTVHEFFHAYIALRFGDTTARDMGRLTLNPLAHLDLFGTIMMFMSGFRFGWAKPVPINPYNLRNPRVADFWISAAGPLSNLGLGLIFGIAFRAAYGGSISLPPGVMQFLLFGVMINVSLAFFNLIPLFPLDGSHILKSVLPARFEIPLMEFERFAPFILIFLIVIGGFWFILGPFIRLFVHLFAGMNIG, from the coding sequence GTGTTTGGACCGGATTTTATTAAAGAAGCTTTGATTGCCGCCCCGGCGATACTCTTCTCGCTGACCGTACATGAATTTTTTCACGCTTATATTGCTCTCCGGTTTGGCGATACAACCGCCCGCGATATGGGGCGGCTGACCCTCAACCCGCTGGCTCATCTCGATTTATTTGGCACTATCATGATGTTTATGTCGGGATTCCGCTTCGGCTGGGCTAAGCCGGTGCCAATCAACCCCTACAATCTGCGCAACCCGCGGGTAGCCGATTTTTGGATTTCAGCCGCCGGGCCGCTTTCCAATTTGGGATTGGGACTTATTTTCGGAATCGCCTTCCGGGCTGCCTATGGCGGGAGTATCAGTCTCCCCCCCGGGGTGATGCAATTTCTCCTATTCGGGGTGATGATCAATGTCTCCCTGGCTTTTTTCAATCTCATTCCCCTTTTTCCTCTCGATGGGTCACATATTCTCAAAAGCGTTCTTCCGGCCCGATTCGAAATCCCCCTTATGGAATTTGAGCGATTTGCCCCCTTTATTCTGATATTCCTGATTGTCATCGGTGGTTTTTGGTTCATTCTCGGTCCCTTTATAAGATTATTTGTCCATCTTTTTGCCGGTATGAATATTGGTTAG
- a CDS encoding ABC transporter ATP-binding protein: MNLIRRTFSCLKPYWRHVAASSLSAALYAVLSGLLVWLAGPLLMTLFAVSNQNLTGNPSGMPLPQATVMQQETSGSRLIPGQNLQKDFDFLVRIKNQFKDRLNNLVLGADRKATLLNFCLLIMIVAVLANLFLYFQGYFMAFVQQSIVRDFRNRLFEKYQELSLSFFHRQRTGQLISRVTNDVVVLNETVDLGFNRLVTDSLTVLLLAAFLILLSWKLTLLATLVLPLVFGFIYWMGKKLRKYSERSQEKMADVNSVLEETVSNIRIVKAYAMEKFEIRKFIRATGDYFRSLVRMTRIRHLASPISEVMIVVAGICILLFAGTRIIEGKGEMDAGDFMTFIIAMFSLIKPIKTLLTIHIKVQEGMAAAERIFGIIDTPVQVQESPKAISKDNFDSIIKYDHVSFSYNSGEPVIEDVSFEVKKGEVVALVGPSGAGKSTLFDLLPRFYDPQKGQISIDGVDIRDVRLESLRRLFGIVTQETFLFNDTILRNIAYGLEGVSLDKVIEAALAANADGFIQGFEKKYDTPVGNRGVMLSGGQRQRIAIARALLKNPPILIFDEATSALDTESEIQVQEAINNLMKDRTTLVIAHRLSTIITAHRILVIEKGRIIESGRHQELLDLGGLYHKLYLMQFRNDTEENGVKAEIPAKTN; the protein is encoded by the coding sequence ATGAACCTGATTCGCCGCACATTCAGTTGCCTGAAACCATACTGGCGGCATGTTGCCGCCTCATCGCTATCGGCGGCGTTGTATGCCGTGCTTTCGGGTCTACTGGTCTGGCTGGCCGGGCCGCTACTGATGACTCTCTTTGCCGTCTCTAATCAGAATCTAACAGGGAACCCCTCCGGGATGCCTCTTCCGCAGGCAACCGTAATGCAGCAGGAAACAAGCGGCTCCAGACTAATCCCCGGCCAAAATCTCCAGAAGGATTTCGATTTCCTGGTCCGCATAAAAAACCAATTTAAAGACAGATTGAATAATCTCGTTTTGGGCGCCGATCGCAAGGCGACCCTGCTAAATTTCTGTCTGCTTATTATGATTGTCGCTGTGCTGGCCAACCTCTTTTTGTATTTCCAGGGGTATTTTATGGCCTTTGTCCAGCAATCGATTGTGCGCGATTTCCGCAACCGTCTGTTTGAAAAATATCAGGAGCTTTCGCTCAGTTTTTTCCATCGCCAGCGCACCGGCCAGTTGATCTCGCGGGTTACCAATGATGTGGTTGTGCTCAATGAAACGGTCGACCTCGGTTTCAATCGTCTGGTGACCGACTCGCTGACAGTGCTGTTGCTGGCCGCCTTCCTGATTCTTCTTTCATGGAAACTGACCCTGCTGGCGACGCTTGTCCTGCCTTTGGTGTTCGGGTTTATCTACTGGATGGGGAAAAAACTGCGCAAGTACTCCGAAAGGTCGCAGGAGAAGATGGCTGATGTCAACTCGGTGTTGGAGGAGACGGTATCCAATATCCGGATTGTCAAAGCCTATGCCATGGAGAAATTCGAAATCCGGAAATTCATAAGAGCGACCGGTGATTATTTCCGTTCCCTGGTAAGAATGACCCGCATTCGTCACCTGGCCAGCCCGATAAGCGAGGTAATGATAGTGGTGGCGGGAATCTGCATTCTCCTTTTTGCCGGAACCCGGATAATTGAGGGGAAAGGAGAGATGGATGCCGGCGATTTCATGACTTTCATTATCGCCATGTTTTCCCTCATCAAACCGATTAAGACACTTCTCACGATTCATATCAAGGTGCAGGAGGGGATGGCGGCGGCGGAAAGAATTTTCGGCATTATCGACACCCCCGTTCAGGTGCAGGAGTCTCCGAAAGCGATTTCCAAGGACAACTTCGATTCCATTATCAAGTATGATCATGTCTCCTTTTCGTACAACAGCGGTGAGCCGGTTATCGAGGATGTCTCTTTTGAAGTGAAGAAAGGCGAGGTGGTGGCGCTGGTTGGTCCCTCGGGAGCGGGCAAATCGACCCTCTTTGATCTCCTGCCCCGTTTCTATGACCCGCAAAAAGGGCAAATTTCCATTGATGGTGTCGATATCCGCGATGTCAGGCTGGAATCGCTGCGGCGCCTGTTCGGCATTGTCACCCAGGAGACATTCCTTTTCAATGACACCATTCTGCGCAATATCGCGTATGGGCTCGAGGGAGTCTCGCTTGACAAAGTCATCGAAGCGGCTCTCGCGGCCAATGCCGATGGATTTATCCAGGGTTTCGAGAAAAAGTATGATACGCCGGTCGGCAACCGCGGCGTAATGCTTTCCGGTGGGCAGCGACAGCGGATAGCCATCGCCCGCGCCCTTCTGAAAAACCCGCCAATTTTGATTTTCGATGAGGCCACCTCGGCTCTCGATACCGAATCGGAAATTCAGGTGCAGGAAGCAATCAACAACCTGATGAAAGACCGCACCACGCTGGTCATAGCGCATCGTCTTTCCACTATTATCACCGCCCACCGAATACTGGTAATCGAAAAGGGGCGGATAATCGAATCGGGACGGCATCAGGAGTTGCTGGACCTGGGTGGATTGTACCATAAATTGTATCTGATGCAATTCAGGAACGATACCGAAGAAAACGGCGTCAAGGCCGAAATTCCGGCCAAAACAAATTAG
- a CDS encoding glycosyltransferase family 9 protein: MVKKTEHLFKRILFLFLRLILKNGDRSLWPISPDKVKSILILRPDKLGDMIATVPAIHALKQRFPHIKIVVMASPRNKEIIESDPQVDAIALYTKNFLFDLGVIARLRREKFDIVYDPICHDSITGLLLTKIIGRNSIKAASRKLKFHRFYDYCELYQPDGEDHNIDNGLLILNVFGIDPAGVDPFLPIFIPPESIKKAEAFFRALPSENSFWVGVNISAGSFTRTLPLEKYAAIINGIAGKYRAFKFLIFCTMDERERGISLLGSVKAAACLVPENLSLLDAVAVLGRVTAFISPDTSLVHIAGLMKIPLVGLYSGHMRNFHFWRPYRRKYGAVIAGNIDHLHDIEPEQVLREFDLVITELKQTHPEAVPLS; this comes from the coding sequence GTGGTCAAAAAAACAGAGCATCTTTTCAAGAGAATTCTCTTTCTGTTTCTCCGCCTGATTTTAAAGAACGGCGACCGTTCCCTCTGGCCGATTTCTCCTGATAAAGTGAAGTCGATTCTCATCCTTCGCCCCGACAAGTTGGGCGATATGATTGCCACCGTCCCGGCGATTCACGCTCTCAAGCAGAGATTTCCCCATATCAAAATTGTCGTGATGGCTTCACCCAGAAACAAGGAAATTATTGAAAGCGACCCGCAGGTTGATGCTATCGCCCTCTATACTAAGAATTTTCTGTTCGATCTCGGTGTCATTGCCCGCTTACGCCGAGAAAAATTCGATATAGTTTATGACCCTATCTGCCATGATTCTATCACCGGCCTGCTTTTGACAAAAATTATCGGCCGGAATTCTATCAAGGCCGCCTCCCGCAAGCTGAAATTCCACCGCTTCTATGATTATTGCGAGTTATATCAGCCGGATGGCGAAGATCATAATATCGACAACGGACTTCTGATTCTCAATGTCTTCGGTATCGATCCGGCCGGAGTAGATCCCTTTTTGCCGATTTTTATTCCGCCGGAATCGATCAAAAAGGCCGAGGCATTTTTCCGCGCCCTCCCCTCCGAAAATTCTTTCTGGGTGGGGGTGAATATTTCCGCCGGGAGCTTTACTCGCACGCTTCCCCTGGAGAAATACGCCGCCATTATAAATGGCATCGCCGGGAAATACCGAGCATTCAAGTTTCTCATTTTCTGCACCATGGATGAGCGCGAAAGGGGGATCAGTCTGCTCGGCTCGGTCAAAGCGGCTGCGTGTCTGGTGCCGGAAAATCTTTCGCTTCTTGATGCGGTCGCCGTTCTGGGCCGGGTCACTGCGTTTATCAGTCCCGATACTTCACTGGTGCATATCGCGGGACTGATGAAAATTCCTCTGGTGGGGCTTTATTCCGGGCATATGAGGAATTTCCATTTTTGGCGGCCGTACCGTCGGAAATACGGAGCGGTAATAGCCGGAAATATCGACCATTTGCATGATATCGAGCCGGAGCAGGTGCTGCGGGAATTTGACCTGGTGATAACCGAACTGAAGCAGACCCACCCGGAGGCGGTACCGTTGTCGTAA
- a CDS encoding glycosyltransferase family 2 protein, translating into MRKISAVIIAMNEEDNLGRCLDSIKWVDEIIVIDSGSTDRTREIALKAGARVYEIEWKGFGEAKRYGVSKAEGEWILSLDADEEMTPGVIEEIQAIIRDGATLPAYYMPRRTMFLGRWISHCGWYPDRVMRLFLRSRANFNEATVHEKVIFDGPAGYLRNEIRHYSYPTLEHYLRKFNRYTTLGAEEAYRSGKKGGWFALLVKPPAAFFKHYIARQGFRDGWEGFVISVLSCAAVFVKYAKLKDMKRKNQER; encoded by the coding sequence ATGAGGAAAATCTCCGCGGTAATAATTGCCATGAATGAAGAGGATAATCTTGGACGCTGCCTCGATTCCATAAAATGGGTTGACGAAATCATTGTGATTGATAGCGGCTCGACCGATCGCACCAGGGAAATTGCGCTGAAGGCCGGCGCCAGAGTGTACGAAATTGAGTGGAAAGGATTCGGGGAGGCCAAGAGATATGGGGTCTCAAAGGCGGAGGGGGAGTGGATACTCTCGCTCGATGCCGACGAGGAAATGACCCCGGGGGTGATAGAGGAAATTCAAGCAATAATTCGCGACGGTGCCACATTGCCGGCTTATTATATGCCGCGCCGAACAATGTTTCTGGGGCGATGGATTTCGCACTGCGGCTGGTACCCCGACCGGGTGATGCGGCTATTTCTAAGATCGCGGGCGAATTTCAATGAGGCCACCGTGCATGAAAAGGTGATCTTTGACGGCCCGGCCGGTTATCTCAGGAATGAAATCAGGCATTACAGCTACCCCACGTTGGAGCATTATCTCAGAAAATTCAATCGCTATACTACATTGGGTGCCGAGGAGGCATATCGGTCGGGAAAAAAGGGAGGTTGGTTCGCACTGTTAGTCAAACCGCCGGCGGCCTTTTTCAAACACTATATTGCCAGACAGGGTTTCAGAGATGGGTGGGAAGGGTTTGTCATCTCTGTTTTATCGTGTGCCGCTGTTTTCGTTAAGTACGCCAAGTTGAAAGATATGAAACGGAAGAATCAAGAGAGGTAG
- a CDS encoding MBL fold metallo-hydrolase, with the protein MQIETIIVGPFEVNCYLVYELDAKTGVIIDPGGDEEVIIRRIEKAGFTPSAILLTHGHGDHIAAVGALKAKYQVPLYVGVGDEKMLESPSENISAMFGFEITCPKAEFALKGDETIQAGNLEFTVFAAPGHSVGSLCYFIGKHLFCGDVLFNGSIGRTDLPGGDHEQLIGSIEKNILTLPDDILCYPGHGPRTTVGSERRNNPFLSGRHFV; encoded by the coding sequence ATGCAAATCGAGACTATCATTGTCGGCCCCTTTGAGGTCAACTGCTATCTGGTGTATGAGTTGGATGCGAAAACCGGCGTCATTATCGATCCGGGCGGTGATGAAGAGGTCATTATCCGGCGTATCGAAAAGGCCGGGTTCACGCCCAGTGCAATTCTATTGACCCACGGCCATGGCGACCATATTGCCGCGGTCGGGGCGCTTAAGGCAAAATATCAGGTGCCGCTTTATGTCGGCGTCGGTGATGAAAAGATGCTGGAGTCCCCCTCGGAGAATATCTCGGCCATGTTCGGCTTTGAAATCACCTGCCCGAAGGCCGAATTCGCGCTGAAAGGGGATGAGACCATTCAGGCGGGCAATCTTGAATTCACCGTTTTCGCCGCGCCGGGACATTCGGTTGGAAGTCTCTGCTATTTTATCGGCAAGCATCTTTTCTGCGGCGATGTTTTGTTCAACGGCTCGATCGGTCGCACCGATCTCCCCGGTGGCGACCATGAGCAACTGATAGGTTCGATTGAAAAAAATATCCTGACCCTGCCTGATGATATTCTCTGCTATCCGGGGCACGGGCCGAGAACCACGGTGGGATCGGAGCGGAGAAATAATCCGTTTCTGTCCGGAAGACATTTTGTATGA